A genome region from Streptomyces sp. S4.7 includes the following:
- a CDS encoding ATP-binding cassette domain-containing protein, with the protein MSGSPQITCSALSFGWPDGSVVFDDFQLAVGPGRTGLVGVNGSGKSTLLKLIAGALTPTAGRTDVVGEIGYLPQNAVLDTALRVDQALGIAGTRAALLAVEAGDASEENFAAVGDDWDVEERARATLDQLGLGHVGLDRTIGEVSGGECVLLRLAALLLARPSVLLLDEPTNNLDLYARRRLHAAVATWPGLLVVVSHDRELLDLADRIADLREGEITWYGGNFSAYEEALAVEQEAAERMVRAAEGDVQRQKRELADAQVKLARRKRYGQKMWDNKREPKAIMAQRKRQAQVSAGKHRAMHTTKLAEARERLGEAVEAVRDDDEIRIELPATEVHAGVGVLRLRELELRYGARAAGEVAIHGPERIALVGRNGAGKTTLLRTVAGELAPVSGEAETLVPTRFLPQRLDVLDDALSVVENVARFAPGATDNEIRARLARFLFRGARANQPAGTLSGGERFRASLAALLLARPAPRLLMLDEPTNSLDLASVRALTAALGAYRGALVVASHDVPFLESIGVTRWLLLDGELRDTTAEEVRAGQPA; encoded by the coding sequence ATGTCCGGTTCCCCCCAGATCACCTGCTCCGCCCTCTCCTTCGGCTGGCCGGACGGGAGCGTCGTGTTCGACGACTTCCAACTGGCCGTGGGGCCCGGCAGAACCGGCCTCGTCGGAGTCAACGGGTCGGGTAAGTCAACCTTGTTGAAGCTCATCGCCGGTGCGCTCACCCCGACGGCCGGCCGGACGGACGTGGTGGGCGAGATCGGTTACCTCCCGCAGAACGCCGTCCTCGACACCGCTCTGCGCGTCGACCAGGCGCTCGGTATCGCGGGCACCCGCGCCGCGCTGCTCGCCGTCGAGGCGGGCGACGCGAGCGAGGAGAACTTCGCCGCCGTCGGCGACGACTGGGACGTCGAGGAGCGGGCGCGCGCCACTCTCGACCAGCTCGGGCTCGGGCATGTCGGTCTCGACCGCACCATCGGCGAGGTGTCCGGCGGCGAGTGCGTCCTGCTGCGGCTGGCGGCGCTGCTGCTGGCCCGGCCCTCGGTGCTGCTGCTCGACGAGCCGACGAACAATCTGGACCTGTACGCGCGCCGGCGGCTGCACGCCGCCGTCGCCACCTGGCCCGGCCTGCTGGTCGTGGTCAGCCACGACCGCGAACTGCTCGATCTGGCCGACCGGATCGCCGATCTGCGGGAGGGCGAGATCACCTGGTACGGCGGGAACTTCTCCGCGTACGAGGAGGCCCTGGCCGTCGAACAGGAGGCCGCGGAGCGGATGGTGCGGGCCGCCGAGGGCGACGTCCAGCGGCAGAAGCGCGAACTCGCCGACGCACAGGTCAAGTTGGCGCGGCGCAAGCGCTACGGACAGAAGATGTGGGACAACAAGCGCGAGCCGAAGGCCATCATGGCCCAGCGCAAGCGCCAGGCGCAGGTGTCGGCGGGCAAGCACCGCGCCATGCACACCACGAAGCTCGCGGAGGCGCGGGAGCGGCTCGGCGAGGCGGTGGAGGCGGTGCGCGACGACGACGAGATCAGGATCGAGCTGCCCGCCACGGAGGTCCATGCCGGTGTCGGCGTGCTGCGGCTGCGCGAGCTGGAGCTGCGGTACGGCGCGCGGGCGGCGGGCGAGGTCGCGATCCACGGCCCGGAGCGGATCGCGCTGGTGGGACGTAACGGCGCCGGCAAGACGACACTGCTGCGGACGGTCGCCGGGGAGCTGGCCCCGGTCTCCGGCGAGGCCGAGACGCTGGTGCCGACGCGCTTCCTGCCGCAGCGGCTCGATGTCCTGGACGACGCGCTGAGCGTGGTCGAGAACGTCGCGCGTTTCGCGCCCGGCGCCACCGACAACGAGATCCGGGCGCGGCTCGCCCGCTTCCTGTTCCGGGGCGCGCGGGCGAACCAGCCGGCCGGGACCCTGTCGGGCGGGGAACGGTTCCGCGCCTCGCTCGCCGCCCTGCTGCTCGCGCGGCCGGCGCCCCGGCTGCTGATGCTGGACGAGCCGACGAACAGTCTCGATCTGGCGAGCGTGCGCGCGCTCACGGCGGCCCTGGGGGCCTACCGGGGCGCGCTGGTCGTGGCGAGCCACGACGTGCCGTTCCTGGAGTCGATCGGCGTCACCCGCTGGCTGCTGCTCGACGGCGAGCTGCGCGACACCACGGCGGAGGAGGTACGGGCAGGTCAGCCCGCCTGA
- a CDS encoding SsgA family sporulation/cell division regulator has protein sequence MSTVIEQALQARLVASAPQLETVPATLRYDGEDPFAVRMAFPPTATLEGTEVSWAFSRELLTVGMDEPAGLGDVRVRPFGYDRTVLEFHAPEGVAMVHVRTSEVRRFLDRSLGVVPVGREHLHLDLDHDLAELLRDAC, from the coding sequence TTGTCCACCGTCATCGAGCAGGCCCTGCAAGCCCGGCTGGTCGCCTCGGCGCCGCAGCTGGAGACCGTTCCCGCCACCCTGCGCTACGACGGCGAGGATCCGTTCGCCGTGCGGATGGCGTTCCCTCCCACGGCGACGCTGGAGGGCACGGAGGTGTCCTGGGCGTTCTCCCGCGAGCTGCTGACCGTCGGGATGGACGAGCCGGCCGGACTCGGCGACGTACGGGTGCGGCCGTTCGGCTACGACCGTACGGTCCTGGAGTTCCACGCTCCCGAGGGCGTCGCGATGGTCCATGTCCGCACGTCGGAGGTACGGCGCTTCCTCGACCGCTCACTGGGCGTCGTCCCGGTCGGGCGCGAGCATCTGCATCTCGATCTGGACCACGACCTCGCCGAGTTGCTGCGCGACGCCTGCTGA
- a CDS encoding endonuclease V, with product MTTIRTPADEADARAVQDELRRLVVLDEAGPAAGTGLVTGVDVAYDDERDIVAAAAVVLDAATLDVVDRATAVGRVAFPYVPGLLAFREIPTVLAALDALTSDPGLVVCDGYGRAHPRRFGLASHLGVLTGLPVIGVAKNPFTFSYEQPADRRGEFSPLLADDGEEVGRALRTQDGVKPVFVSVGHRTDLDTACAHTLRLAPDFRIPETTRQADTLCRQALRDAVEGTRGN from the coding sequence ATGACGACCATCAGGACACCCGCCGACGAGGCCGACGCCCGGGCCGTTCAGGACGAGTTGCGGCGGCTCGTCGTGCTCGACGAGGCGGGGCCCGCGGCCGGCACCGGGCTGGTGACCGGGGTCGACGTCGCGTACGACGACGAGCGGGACATCGTCGCCGCCGCGGCCGTCGTCCTCGACGCGGCCACCCTCGACGTCGTGGACCGGGCGACCGCCGTCGGACGGGTCGCCTTCCCCTATGTGCCGGGGCTGCTCGCCTTCCGTGAGATCCCCACCGTCCTCGCCGCGCTCGACGCCCTCACGTCGGACCCGGGGCTGGTCGTCTGCGACGGCTACGGCCGCGCCCATCCGCGCCGGTTCGGCCTCGCCAGTCACCTCGGCGTGCTCACCGGGCTGCCGGTGATCGGCGTCGCCAAGAACCCCTTCACCTTCTCGTACGAGCAGCCCGCCGACCGGCGTGGCGAATTCTCGCCGCTCCTCGCCGACGACGGCGAGGAGGTGGGCCGGGCGCTGCGCACGCAGGACGGTGTGAAGCCCGTCTTCGTCTCGGTGGGGCACCGGACCGATCTCGACACCGCCTGCGCGCACACCCTGCGCCTCGCCCCGGACTTCCGTATCCCGGAGACGACCCGTCAGGCCGACACCCTCTGCCGCCAGGCCCTGCGCGACGCCGTGGAGGGCACGCGCGGAAATTGA
- a CDS encoding saccharopine dehydrogenase NADP-binding domain-containing protein produces MNRQNGAERPYHVVLFGATGFVGTLTAEYLALTAPDDCRWAIAGRDRAKLEKLRAGLARLSPRCADLPLLVADSADPASLRALAESTRVLATTVGPYVWHGENLVAACAEAGTDYADLCGEPEFVDRMYVAYEDRARQTGARLVHACGFDSVPHDLGAYFTVRQLPADVPVRIDGFVRTNAFFSGGTLASALNALSRGRQTMEAARQRRLHEPRLVGRRAVGPLGTPHFSRETGVWALPLPTLDARVVARSAAAVPRYGPDFRYRHFAAVKSLPVALGGTVAAGAGAALAQVPAVRRALMNRFEPGSGPSEARRSSSWFTVRFVGEGGGRRVFTEVSGGDPGYDETAKILAEAALSLAFDDLPPTSGQVTTVAAMGDALLERLRSAGMTFRVAHSR; encoded by the coding sequence ATGAACAGGCAGAACGGGGCAGAACGCCCGTACCACGTGGTGCTCTTCGGGGCGACCGGCTTCGTCGGGACGCTCACCGCCGAGTACCTCGCCCTCACCGCGCCCGACGACTGCCGGTGGGCGATCGCCGGCCGCGACCGGGCCAAGCTGGAGAAACTGCGGGCCGGGCTGGCCCGGCTCTCCCCGCGCTGCGCGGACCTGCCGCTGCTGGTGGCCGACTCCGCGGACCCGGCGTCGCTGCGGGCGCTCGCCGAGTCCACCCGGGTGCTCGCCACGACCGTCGGCCCGTACGTCTGGCACGGGGAGAACCTGGTCGCCGCCTGCGCCGAGGCCGGGACGGACTACGCGGATCTCTGCGGCGAGCCCGAGTTCGTCGACCGGATGTACGTGGCGTACGAGGACCGGGCGCGGCAGACCGGGGCGCGGCTGGTGCACGCCTGCGGGTTCGACTCCGTACCGCACGATCTGGGCGCGTACTTCACGGTCCGGCAACTGCCCGCGGACGTGCCGGTGCGCATAGACGGCTTCGTCCGCACCAACGCGTTCTTCTCCGGCGGGACGCTCGCCTCGGCCCTGAACGCGCTCAGCCGCGGGCGGCAGACCATGGAGGCGGCGAGGCAGCGGCGGCTGCACGAGCCCCGGCTGGTGGGGCGCCGGGCCGTCGGGCCGCTGGGCACGCCGCACTTCAGCAGGGAGACCGGCGTCTGGGCGTTGCCGCTGCCCACCCTCGACGCGCGGGTGGTGGCGCGCTCGGCGGCGGCGGTGCCGCGCTACGGCCCCGACTTCCGCTACCGGCACTTCGCCGCCGTCAAGTCGCTGCCGGTCGCCCTGGGCGGCACGGTGGCCGCGGGGGCGGGCGCCGCGCTGGCACAGGTGCCCGCGGTACGGCGGGCCCTGATGAACCGCTTCGAGCCGGGTTCCGGGCCCAGCGAGGCACGCAGGAGCAGCAGTTGGTTCACGGTGCGGTTCGTGGGCGAGGGCGGTGGGCGCAGAGTGTTCACGGAGGTCTCGGGCGGTGATCCGGGTTACGACGAGACCGCGAAGATACTCGCCGAGGCGGCGCTGAGCCTGGCCTTCGACGACCTTCCCCCCACGTCGGGGCAGGTCACGACGGTCGCCGCGATGGGTGACGCGCTGCTGGAGCGGCTGCGGTCGGCCGGGATGACCTTCCGGGTCGCGCACTCGCGCTGA